ATCTCTAATAATTTACTTGAATAACAATCTATCTGAAATGTTATTTCTCTTGGCGAAAACTCTACTAAACTTGGCATTCCTTTTGGACAATGCTCATTAAATAACTGTCCAATATCATTATTATCAAAGATAGGGCTTGTTTTAATATACTGTAGAGCTTTTTTATAATCTGAGTATTTACAGTTATGCTTTATCTTTTCTAGGGCTTTTTTCGTGCTTCTGTGGCTGGAAGGATCTATACCTCGGACGAGGTTTCTAGCTTTTTTAGATTTGATATCTTGGACTTGTATAGTGGATCTTGTTCGTGTTTTTGGCACCACTGAACGGATGAAGCTATTATCGATCGTATTAATCATATGCAGAACGCCATAGAGTAAGCTTACTTTAAGCAGCTTATCACTATATGAAACCCGTATAAATACTTGTTTTGTGATATGTATCAAACTGAGGTGTAACAGTTCTTAGTTTGATAAATAAACTATTTGATTTTTTTATTTTGAGCAGGTGTGTATTCAATAACCTGGCTAGACCAAGTCATGTTAGTTTTAGATATTATATCTGTAGTATATTTTATTAATAACTTGTCAGCCTCAGTATCAGGAATGTCGGAAAACTCTTCAACTTTGAACTGGTACTTAGCCCTCAAAACTTCTAGTTGTCTTTGAGCTGTTTTGTATGTTGTCCATAGAATTTGTGGCTTTCTAAGCTGTAACCAAGCTGTACAAAAAGCAGCCACCCCAGATAAAGCTGAAGGGATGACTTTAGAAAATATAAATGTTTCACCTAAGGCTAGAAACATTGGGGCAGAAATACTGCAAAACATAATAAGTCGAAAACACCACAATGATTCAAGTTTATTGTGGGCTGATTTACCTTTGAAGTGCGTAATCCACTCATCTGCGTAAGCAAGCTGATTATTTGTACTTTCCTTTGACATAAACAATTCGTTAGCTCTGAAGTACTATGTAAATAGTACGTAAAATTAGTACTGATACTGTATTTAAACATATTAGTATCAATGTATTAAGCTTTTTAGTACTGCTGTAGTAGATCTATAGGGTAATCGGCATTCTCCGAGCGGTCGCCGAGGCTGGCGGCCCAGGTTACCTTCTTGGTCACTTCGGGGCGCTCTTCTTTCCACAGGAAATCGAGCTCATTTTTCAGTTTGTCATAGCCCTCGCGGGTAATGAGGTTGGTTTTCATCGCAGGATCCGGTTTCTATCGGGTTGCTGGAAGCTGAATGTCTCTGTTATTGCCCATAGTCGTTCGGCACGGGGCACAGATCAAGTCTCAGCGACTCAGAATGCGTATTGTTTTGGATAGTTCCTTGAATTTAGGTTAGTTTAGAAGGTAGGTAAACAATCAATATTGTTGCGCTACCGGATAAATGCTGCCCATAAGCGGGCAGCTCTGACATAAACGGTAACAATTTAGTGGTTATTTTAGCGGCAAATTTCAGCTAACCGCTGGGTGTGTCGAGTAAAATACGCCCAAAGCACGATAATTTTGGTCGATGCAAGTAAGGTGAGATATGCAGGAAAATTATAAGATTCTAGTTGTTGATGATGACATGCGTCTGCGTGCGCTGCTGGAACGTTACCTCTCTGAGCAGGGCTTCCAAGTGCGTAGCGTGGCCAACGGTGAGCAAATGGACCGCTTATTGTCCCGTGAAACCTTCCACCTGATGGTCTTGGATCTGATGCTGCCGGGTGAAGATGGCCTCTCGATTTGCCGCCGTTTGCGTAATGCCAACAACATGCTGCCGATCCTGATGCTGACCGCCAAGGGGGACGAAGTCGATCGCATCGTCGGCTTGGAAGTCGGTGCCGACGACTACCTGCCTAAGCCATTCAACCCGCGTGAGCTGCTGGCACGCATCCGTGCTGTTTTGCGCCGCCAGACGGTTGAAGCGCCGGGTGCACCGAGTGTTGACAGCAAGATTATCGAGTTCGGCGAGTTCCGCCTGAACCTGGGTACCCGCGAAATGTTCCGTGGCGAGGAGTCGATGCCGCTGACATCAGGCGAATTTGCGGTATTGAAAGCCTTGGTCACCAATGCCCGTGAACCGATGTCCCGCGACAAGCTGATGAACATGGCCCGTGGCCGTGAATACTCGGCAATGGAGCGTTCAATTGACGTTCAGATCTCGCGTCTGCGCCGGATGATTGAAGAAGACCCAAGTCGCCCACGCTACATCCAGACCGTATGGGGACTGGGCTACGTATTCGTACCGGACGGCAGCGAGGCGTAAGCCATGCGACTGTCGCCACGCAGTACCTTTACCCGTACTCTGATCCTGCTGGCTGGCTTGCTGATAGCCAGCCAGATTTTCTCTTATCTGGCGGTACTTAACTACGCCTTGCTGCCGAGCCTGCAGCAGTTCAACCGGATCCTCGCCTACGAGGTGAAGTTGATGCTCAAGGAAGATGTTGAACTCGCCGACGGTAATACTTTCCATCTCGATACTCCGCTCAGGCGCCAGTTGCTCGAGCAGCTGGGGGTGACCCTGCATGCCGAGGACGGGACCGATCCTGCCCATGATGAAGAGCTGCAGGAGTTTGCCAAAGCCACGGTCATTGAATACCTCAGTGAGGAGATGACCCAGGAGCTGGCGTCGCCGACCGAGGTGCGTCTGGTACTAGGGGCGGACAGTTATGTGTTGTGGCTCAGAAGCGAATCGATACCGGGTTACCTGATGCGGATCCCGCTCTCGGAGTTGCAGGAAGATGACTTCTCACCGCTGTTCCATTACAGCCTGATCATCGCCTTTATGGTGATTGCAGGCGGTTGGCTGTTTATCC
This Photobacterium gaetbulicola Gung47 DNA region includes the following protein-coding sequences:
- a CDS encoding osmolarity response regulator (COG0745): MQENYKILVVDDDMRLRALLERYLSEQGFQVRSVANGEQMDRLLSRETFHLMVLDLMLPGEDGLSICRRLRNANNMLPILMLTAKGDEVDRIVGLEVGADDYLPKPFNPRELLARIRAVLRRQTVEAPGAPSVDSKIIEFGEFRLNLGTREMFRGEESMPLTSGEFAVLKALVTNAREPMSRDKLMNMARGREYSAMERSIDVQISRLRRMIEEDPSRPRYIQTVWGLGYVFVPDGSEA
- a CDS encoding transcription elongation factor GreB (COG0782) is translated as MKTNLITREGYDKLKNELDFLWKEERPEVTKKVTWAASLGDRSENADYPIDLLQQY